A single genomic interval of Streptomyces sp. NBC_00663 harbors:
- a CDS encoding FadD3 family acyl-CoA ligase, whose protein sequence is MRGDLEWGGIPGLVRSAVERYPDVEAVVEGRTRVSYAELGARVERAAAACLANGVEPGDRVAIWAPNSLDWIVAALGAVSAGAVLVPLNTRFKGMEAADVLRRSGARLLFVTGTFLGTSYVASLRRAVGEALPALGGSLEQVVVLSDDAPAEYRTWKDFLASGEGVGTAEVRERAAGVDGSRPSDIVFTSGTTGRPKGAVITHAQTLRAYEIWSDLAGLRQGDRYLIVNPFFHTFGYKAGVIACLMRGATMIPQPVFNVDTVLANVASEGVSVLPGPPTLLQSLLDHPARTSYDLSALRLVVTGAAVVPLTLVERLRDELGVATVLTAYGLSEASGIVTMCRRGDPPSVIASTSGRAIPGTQVRVEAPLGTPGEVLVRGFNVMRGYFEDAAATAEAVSPDGWLRTGDVGVLDAAGNLRITDRLKDMFIVGGFNAYPAEIEQLLGLHPDVTDVAVIGVPDARLGEVGKAYVVRREGAVLTGDDLIAWARREMANYKVPRAVEFVGELPRNASGKVVKGELRRVSAG, encoded by the coding sequence ATGCGCGGTGATCTGGAATGGGGCGGCATTCCGGGACTCGTCCGGTCCGCGGTGGAGCGGTACCCGGACGTCGAGGCGGTGGTGGAGGGCCGTACGCGGGTGTCGTACGCCGAGTTGGGCGCCCGTGTCGAGCGCGCGGCGGCGGCCTGTCTCGCGAACGGCGTCGAGCCCGGCGACCGGGTCGCGATCTGGGCGCCGAACAGCCTCGACTGGATCGTGGCGGCGCTCGGCGCCGTGTCGGCGGGCGCGGTCCTCGTCCCCCTGAACACCCGCTTCAAGGGCATGGAGGCGGCGGACGTGCTCCGTCGCAGCGGGGCGCGGCTGCTGTTCGTGACGGGGACGTTCCTGGGGACGTCGTACGTGGCCTCGCTGCGCCGGGCGGTGGGGGAGGCGCTGCCGGCGCTGGGCGGCTCCCTGGAACAGGTGGTCGTCCTCTCGGACGACGCCCCGGCGGAGTACCGCACCTGGAAGGACTTCCTGGCGAGCGGGGAGGGGGTGGGGACGGCGGAGGTGCGTGAGCGGGCCGCCGGGGTCGACGGCTCCCGCCCCTCGGACATCGTCTTCACGTCCGGTACGACGGGCCGACCCAAGGGCGCGGTGATCACCCACGCGCAGACCCTGCGGGCGTACGAGATCTGGAGCGACCTCGCCGGCCTCCGCCAGGGCGACCGCTATCTGATCGTGAACCCGTTCTTCCACACCTTCGGCTACAAGGCGGGCGTGATCGCCTGTCTGATGCGGGGCGCGACGATGATCCCGCAGCCGGTGTTCAACGTGGACACCGTGCTGGCGAACGTGGCGTCGGAGGGGGTGTCGGTACTGCCGGGCCCGCCCACCCTGCTCCAGTCCCTCCTCGACCACCCGGCGAGGACGTCGTACGACCTCTCGGCCCTGCGCCTGGTGGTGACGGGCGCCGCTGTCGTCCCCCTGACCCTGGTCGAACGTCTGCGGGACGAGCTCGGCGTGGCGACCGTCCTGACCGCGTACGGCCTCTCGGAGGCGAGCGGCATCGTCACGATGTGCCGCCGCGGCGACCCGCCGTCGGTGATCGCCTCGACCTCGGGCCGCGCGATCCCGGGCACGCAGGTCCGCGTCGAGGCCCCGCTCGGCACACCCGGCGAGGTCCTGGTCCGCGGCTTCAACGTCATGCGCGGCTACTTCGAGGACGCGGCGGCGACGGCGGAGGCGGTCAGCCCGGACGGCTGGCTGCGCACGGGCGACGTGGGAGTCCTCGACGCCGCCGGGAACCTGCGGATCACCGACCGCCTGAAGGACATGTTCATCGTCGGCGGCTTCAACGCCTACCCGGCGGAGATAGAGCAACTCCTCGGCCTGCACCCGGATGTCACCGACGTCGCGGTGATCGGCGTACCGGACGCCCGGCTGGGCGAGGTCGGCAAGGCGTACGTGGTCCGGCGCGAGGGCGCTGTGCTGACCGGCGACGACCTGATCGCCTGGGCGCGGCGGGAGATGGCGAACTACAAGGTGCCGAGGGCGGTGGAGTTCGTGGGGGAGCTGCCGCGGAACGCGAGCGGGAAGGTGGTGAAGGGGGAGCTGCGGCGGGTGTCGGCCGGCTGA
- a CDS encoding AfsR/SARP family transcriptional regulator: protein MDGVPRVPEQRRPGSATEPMLPLRFSVLGPVRAWRGDEPLAMGSPQQRALLAALLLREGRTATAAELIDALWGEEPPSQALAAVRTYASRLRKVLDPGVLASDAGGYAIRSLGEGALDVTVAQEWAAEAEKARAAGDLCHAREVLGRALALWDGEVLAGVPGPYASSQRVRLEEWRLQLLETRLDMDLEQGCHAEAVSELTALTAAHPLRERLRELLMLALYRSGRQAEALAVYADTRRLLADELGVDPRPGLKELQQRILQADPGLAEPSSPKAEPAAAPVRPAQLPATVPDFTGRASFVAELGDVLASSEGRVMAVSALAGIGGVGKTTLAVHVAHQARSAFPDGQLYVDLQGAGQRAAEPETVLGAFLRALGTADSAIPDSLEERAALYRSVLDGRRVLVLLDNARDAAQVRPLLPGTEGCAALVTSRVRMVDLAGAHLVDLDVMSPDEALQLFIRIVGEERVASEREAALDVVAACGFLPLAIRIAASRLAARRTWTVSVLAAKLADERRRLDELQAGDLAVKATFELGYGALEPAQARAFRLLGLADGPDISLAAAAAMLNLGVEDTEDVLESLVDTSLLESAAPGRYRFHDLVRLYARACAERDEWPPEERGAALSRLLDFYLATVGGVYLIERPGDRLVDHLEPAGYPGLTFSDRHAAQDWLYAEAVPLLACVRQSARPDTLRRAVDVLWAAVDLAESGANSKEYEAVAALLREVAQESADTRTEARASVALAFVHQHSDSRFDIASQEAERASELAREAEDPLTGCWAANIGGVIALYQNRNVEGMAYFTHAIESFRALGDRPGEASALCNLSRIHLATGRTESAVELAQQGTAMYDDMDHAFKGANGRYALGLALTQSGRLTEATECLQQALQVFRDSRQRLWEGMALFRLAELDLAARRPAQAAAHAETALSLLRGIGGEWRHGNVLTVLGRALAGIGQLGRAQVCWREALEIFEALGSAEAEEARSLLHPRAVA from the coding sequence ATGGACGGTGTACCGCGGGTGCCTGAGCAGCGGCGCCCCGGCTCCGCGACGGAGCCCATGCTGCCGCTGCGCTTCAGCGTGCTCGGACCGGTGCGCGCCTGGCGCGGCGACGAGCCCTTGGCCATGGGCTCCCCGCAGCAACGGGCCCTGCTCGCGGCCCTGCTGCTGAGGGAGGGCCGGACGGCCACCGCGGCCGAGCTGATCGACGCCCTGTGGGGCGAGGAGCCCCCGTCGCAGGCCCTCGCCGCGGTCCGGACGTACGCGTCCCGGCTGCGCAAGGTCCTCGACCCCGGCGTCCTGGCCAGTGACGCGGGCGGCTACGCGATCCGCTCGCTCGGCGAGGGCGCGCTGGACGTCACCGTGGCCCAGGAGTGGGCGGCGGAGGCGGAGAAGGCGCGGGCCGCCGGGGATCTGTGCCACGCCCGCGAGGTGCTGGGCCGCGCCCTGGCCCTGTGGGACGGCGAGGTGCTGGCGGGCGTACCGGGCCCGTACGCGTCCTCGCAGCGCGTCCGCCTTGAGGAGTGGCGGCTGCAACTCCTCGAGACGCGCCTCGACATGGACCTGGAGCAGGGCTGCCACGCCGAGGCGGTCTCGGAACTCACGGCACTGACCGCGGCGCACCCGCTCCGTGAACGCCTGCGCGAGCTGCTGATGCTGGCGCTGTACCGCAGCGGCCGCCAGGCGGAGGCCCTCGCCGTGTACGCGGACACGCGGCGCCTGCTCGCCGACGAACTGGGCGTGGACCCGCGGCCCGGACTGAAGGAGCTCCAGCAGCGCATCCTCCAGGCCGACCCGGGCCTCGCGGAACCGTCCTCCCCGAAGGCGGAGCCCGCCGCCGCCCCGGTCCGCCCGGCGCAACTCCCGGCGACCGTCCCCGACTTCACCGGGCGGGCCTCCTTCGTCGCCGAACTGGGCGACGTCCTCGCGTCCTCCGAGGGCCGGGTGATGGCGGTGTCGGCGCTGGCCGGCATCGGGGGCGTGGGCAAGACGACCCTGGCGGTGCACGTCGCCCACCAGGCCCGTTCCGCCTTCCCCGACGGCCAGTTGTACGTCGACCTCCAGGGCGCGGGCCAGCGTGCCGCGGAACCGGAGACGGTACTGGGCGCGTTCCTGCGGGCGTTGGGCACCGCGGACTCGGCGATCCCCGACTCCCTGGAGGAGCGTGCGGCGCTGTACCGCTCGGTCCTGGACGGCAGACGGGTGCTGGTCCTGCTGGACAACGCGCGGGACGCGGCACAGGTCCGCCCCCTGCTCCCCGGCACGGAGGGCTGCGCTGCGCTGGTGACGTCCCGTGTGCGGATGGTGGACCTCGCCGGCGCCCATCTGGTCGACCTGGACGTGATGTCCCCCGACGAGGCGCTCCAGCTGTTCATACGGATCGTCGGCGAGGAACGCGTGGCCTCGGAACGGGAGGCGGCGCTGGACGTGGTCGCGGCGTGCGGCTTCCTGCCCCTCGCGATCCGCATCGCCGCGTCGCGGCTGGCGGCCCGCCGCACCTGGACGGTGTCGGTGCTGGCGGCGAAGCTCGCGGACGAACGCCGCAGGCTGGACGAGCTCCAGGCCGGCGACCTCGCCGTGAAGGCGACCTTCGAGCTCGGCTACGGGGCCCTGGAGCCCGCCCAGGCCCGCGCGTTCCGGCTGCTGGGCCTGGCGGACGGCCCGGACATCTCCCTCGCCGCCGCGGCGGCGATGCTGAACCTGGGCGTCGAGGACACCGAGGACGTACTCGAGTCCCTGGTCGACACGTCCCTGCTGGAGTCGGCGGCTCCCGGCCGGTACCGGTTCCATGACCTGGTGCGGCTCTACGCGCGTGCGTGCGCCGAACGGGACGAGTGGCCGCCGGAGGAGCGGGGGGCGGCGCTCTCGCGGCTGCTGGACTTCTATCTGGCGACGGTCGGCGGGGTCTACCTGATCGAGCGCCCCGGGGACCGGCTGGTGGACCACCTGGAGCCGGCGGGCTATCCGGGGCTGACGTTCTCGGACCGGCATGCGGCGCAGGACTGGCTGTACGCGGAGGCGGTGCCCCTGCTCGCCTGCGTACGGCAGTCCGCACGGCCGGACACCCTGCGTCGCGCCGTCGACGTCCTGTGGGCGGCCGTCGACCTGGCGGAGTCGGGGGCCAACTCCAAGGAGTACGAGGCGGTCGCGGCGCTGCTGCGGGAGGTCGCCCAGGAATCCGCCGACACACGGACCGAGGCACGGGCCTCGGTGGCGCTCGCCTTTGTCCACCAGCACTCCGACAGCAGGTTCGACATCGCCTCCCAGGAGGCGGAGCGCGCCTCCGAACTGGCCCGTGAGGCCGAGGACCCGCTCACGGGCTGCTGGGCCGCCAACATCGGCGGTGTGATCGCGCTCTACCAGAACCGGAACGTTGAGGGCATGGCGTACTTCACCCATGCCATCGAGAGCTTCCGCGCCCTCGGCGACCGTCCCGGCGAGGCGAGCGCCCTGTGCAACCTGTCGCGCATCCATCTGGCCACCGGGCGGACGGAGAGCGCGGTCGAGCTGGCGCAGCAGGGCACGGCGATGTACGACGACATGGACCACGCCTTCAAGGGCGCCAACGGCCGGTACGCCCTGGGCCTCGCCCTCACCCAGAGCGGCAGGCTGACCGAGGCGACCGAGTGCCTCCAGCAGGCCCTTCAGGTGTTCCGCGACAGCCGGCAGCGCCTCTGGGAGGGCATGGCGCTGTTCCGGCTCGCCGAGCTCGACCTGGCGGCCCGGCGGCCGGCTCAGGCCGCGGCACACGCGGAGACGGCACTGAGTCTGCTGCGCGGCATCGGCGGCGAGTGGCGGCACGGCAACGTGCTGACGGTGCTCGGCCGGGCCCTCGCCGGGATCGGGCAGCTCGGCCGGGCCCAGGTGTGCTGGCGTGAAGCCCTGGAGATCTTCGAGGCGTTGGGCTCGGCGGAGGCGGAAGAGGCCCGAAGCCTGCTGCACCCGAGGGCGGTTGCCTGA
- a CDS encoding amidohydrolase family protein encodes METTPEFPKIISVDDHTVEPADVWQNRLPKKYLDVGPRIVRAPLREMTFLGGRFKPVMGRRGEEGPLGDWWVYEDLHRPLTRLDTAVGYSRDEIKLEVITYEQMRPGSYDVPSRLADMDVNHVQSALCFPTFPRFCGQTFTEAKDHELGLLCVQAYNDWTVEEWCGPQAHGRLVPLTLIPLWDAELAAAEVRRMAARGVRAVAFSEIPPHLGLPSIHTDAWDPFLAACDETGTVIAMHIGSSSRMPSTSADAPPAVGSTITFANCCFSMVDWLMSGAFERFPNLRVMYAEGQIGWIPYILERADVVWEENRGWGGVADKVHRPPSELFAEHVYGCFFDDAFGLRNLDAIGVGNVLYETDYPHSDSTWPKSREVGEAQMGHLAPDVVERIVRGNAIELLGLTPDGLWGGPR; translated from the coding sequence ATGGAGACCACCCCGGAATTTCCGAAGATCATCTCCGTCGACGATCACACGGTGGAGCCCGCCGACGTCTGGCAGAACCGGCTTCCGAAGAAGTACCTGGACGTCGGTCCCCGCATCGTCCGCGCCCCGCTGAGGGAAATGACCTTCCTGGGCGGCCGGTTCAAGCCCGTCATGGGCCGCCGGGGTGAGGAGGGCCCGCTCGGCGACTGGTGGGTCTACGAGGATCTCCACCGCCCCCTCACCCGCCTCGACACCGCCGTCGGCTACAGCAGGGACGAGATCAAGCTGGAGGTCATCACCTACGAGCAGATGCGGCCGGGGTCGTACGACGTCCCGTCCCGCCTCGCCGACATGGACGTCAACCACGTCCAGTCCGCCCTCTGCTTCCCCACCTTCCCGCGCTTTTGCGGCCAGACCTTCACCGAGGCCAAGGACCACGAGCTGGGGCTGCTGTGCGTCCAGGCCTACAACGACTGGACGGTGGAGGAGTGGTGCGGACCCCAGGCCCACGGCCGTCTCGTACCGCTCACCCTCATCCCCCTCTGGGACGCCGAGCTGGCCGCCGCGGAGGTCCGCCGGATGGCCGCGCGGGGCGTCCGTGCCGTCGCCTTCTCCGAGATACCCCCGCACCTCGGTCTGCCGTCCATCCACACCGACGCCTGGGACCCCTTCCTCGCCGCCTGCGACGAGACCGGCACGGTCATCGCCATGCACATCGGCTCCTCCAGCCGGATGCCGTCCACCTCCGCCGACGCCCCGCCCGCCGTCGGCTCCACCATCACCTTCGCCAACTGCTGCTTCTCGATGGTCGACTGGCTGATGAGCGGTGCGTTCGAGCGCTTCCCGAACCTCAGGGTCATGTACGCGGAGGGCCAGATCGGCTGGATCCCGTACATCCTCGAACGCGCCGACGTGGTCTGGGAGGAGAACCGCGGCTGGGGCGGGGTCGCCGACAAGGTCCACCGCCCGCCCTCCGAACTCTTCGCCGAGCACGTCTACGGCTGCTTCTTCGACGACGCCTTCGGCCTCCGGAACCTGGATGCCATCGGCGTCGGCAACGTCCTCTACGAGACCGACTACCCGCACTCCGACTCCACCTGGCCCAAGTCGAGGGAGGTGGGCGAGGCCCAGATGGGTCACCTCGCCCCTGACGTGGTCGAGCGGATCGTCCGGGGCAACGCCATCGAACTGCTCGGGCTGACCCCCGACGGACTCTGGGGCGGTCCCCGGTGA
- a CDS encoding TIGR03619 family F420-dependent LLM class oxidoreductase has translation MEYGIQLPVQSQSTIYTEPWETAAGPDDLVAVARAAERAGFAYIASCDHVAVPRRLAPAMSTVWYDPVATLAYLAAATEDIRLLSHVAVVGLRHPLLTAKQYATLDHLSGGRLILGVGAGHVAEEFEALGLDFRQRGALLDECMDALRAALGPEEFPEHHGKFYDFQGLGQRPRPAQPRVPLWVGGSSPAAVRRAALKGDGWLPQGDPRDRLPAQIAELTRIREEAGIGEPLTVGALTEPLHIGRPAWDVGRRTLTGSPEELAESLRAYRAMGVHQIQVRFRCRDRAELTDQIEAFGADIAPDL, from the coding sequence ATCGAGTACGGCATTCAGCTCCCCGTCCAGTCCCAAAGCACGATCTACACCGAGCCCTGGGAGACCGCCGCCGGCCCGGACGACCTGGTCGCCGTGGCCCGCGCCGCCGAACGCGCCGGTTTCGCCTACATCGCGAGCTGCGACCACGTCGCCGTCCCGCGCCGCCTCGCCCCCGCGATGAGCACGGTCTGGTACGACCCCGTCGCCACCCTCGCCTACCTGGCCGCCGCGACCGAGGACATCCGGCTGCTGAGCCATGTCGCCGTCGTGGGGCTGCGCCACCCCCTCCTCACCGCCAAGCAGTACGCCACCCTCGACCACCTCTCCGGCGGCCGGCTGATCCTCGGGGTCGGGGCCGGGCATGTGGCGGAGGAGTTCGAGGCGCTGGGGCTCGACTTCCGGCAGCGCGGCGCCCTGCTCGACGAGTGCATGGACGCACTGCGGGCCGCGCTCGGCCCCGAGGAGTTCCCCGAACACCACGGCAAGTTCTACGACTTCCAGGGCCTGGGCCAGCGCCCCCGCCCCGCCCAGCCGCGCGTCCCCCTGTGGGTCGGCGGCTCCTCGCCCGCCGCCGTCCGCCGGGCCGCGCTCAAGGGCGACGGCTGGCTGCCGCAGGGCGACCCGAGGGACCGGCTGCCCGCGCAGATCGCCGAACTGACCCGGATCCGCGAGGAGGCGGGCATCGGGGAACCGCTGACCGTCGGCGCCCTCACCGAGCCCCTCCACATCGGCCGGCCCGCCTGGGACGTCGGCCGCCGCACCCTCACCGGCAGCCCCGAGGAACTCGCCGAGTCCCTGCGCGCCTACCGCGCGATGGGCGTCCACCAGATCCAGGTGCGGTTCCGCTGCCGCGACCGCGCCGAACTCACCGACCAGATCGAGGCGTTCGGCGCCGACATCGCCCCCGACCTCTGA
- a CDS encoding SDR family NAD(P)-dependent oxidoreductase produces MGKLDGRVVIVTGAARGQGEQEARLFRAEGAEVVVADVLDEQGEALAEEIGARYVHLDVGEEEQWRSAVSAVKNAFGRVDGLVNNAGILRFNTLVDTPLDEFMQVVRVNQVGCFLGIRTVAPVMEDGGTIVNTASYTGVTGMAAVGGYAATKHAVLGLTRVAALELADRRIRVNALCPGAIDTAMSNPAQLDPGADAEGMSRALDELYRKLVPLGRIGRPEEVARLALFLTCDDSSYITGQPFVIDGGWLAGVSVV; encoded by the coding sequence ATGGGCAAGCTGGACGGACGCGTCGTCATCGTCACCGGCGCGGCACGCGGACAGGGGGAGCAGGAGGCACGGCTGTTCCGGGCGGAGGGGGCGGAGGTCGTCGTCGCCGATGTGCTGGACGAGCAGGGAGAGGCGCTCGCCGAGGAGATCGGGGCGCGGTACGTCCATCTCGACGTCGGCGAGGAGGAGCAGTGGCGGTCCGCGGTGAGCGCGGTCAAGAACGCCTTCGGCCGCGTCGACGGCCTCGTCAACAACGCCGGCATCCTGCGCTTCAACACCCTCGTCGACACACCCCTCGACGAGTTCATGCAGGTCGTACGGGTCAACCAGGTCGGCTGCTTTCTCGGGATCAGAACCGTCGCACCGGTGATGGAGGACGGCGGCACCATCGTCAACACCGCCTCCTACACGGGGGTGACCGGCATGGCGGCCGTCGGCGGCTACGCCGCCACCAAGCACGCCGTCCTCGGCCTCACCCGGGTCGCCGCCCTGGAACTCGCCGACCGGCGCATCCGTGTCAACGCCCTGTGCCCCGGCGCCATCGACACCGCGATGTCCAACCCGGCCCAGCTTGACCCGGGGGCCGACGCGGAGGGGATGAGCCGGGCCCTGGACGAGCTGTACCGCAAGCTCGTGCCGCTCGGGCGGATCGGGCGCCCGGAGGAGGTGGCACGGCTCGCGCTGTTCCTGACGTGCGACGACTCGTCGTACATCACCGGGCAGCCGTTCGTGATCGACGGGGGGTGGCTGGCGGGGGTCAGTGTCGTCTGA
- a CDS encoding LLM class flavin-dependent oxidoreductase, with amino-acid sequence MEFGLFVQGYVGKRAETDPLAEHKALMEETEYVIQADRSGFKYAWASEHHFLEEYSHLSANDVFLGYLAHATERIHLGSGIFNPLAQVNHPVKVAEKVAMLDHLSEGRFEFGSGRGAGSHEILGFLPGITDMNYTKEIWEETIAEFPKMWLQDEYVGFQGKHWQLPPRKILPKPYGKSHPAMWYAAGSPPSYAMAAKKGLGVLGFSIQKVSDMEWVLEQYKNSVVNAEPVGDFVNDNVMVTTTAICAPTHDEAISIAVNGGLHYLPSLVFRYHDTFPRPEGFPVWPETLPEYTAEFVELLIEEELLICGDPAEVRTQCKRWEQAGADQLSFGLPVGVPKEETLQTIRLIGEHVIPEIDTDPVHRTSRFRAAA; translated from the coding sequence GTGGAATTCGGGCTCTTTGTACAGGGATACGTGGGCAAACGCGCCGAGACCGACCCGCTCGCCGAGCACAAGGCGCTGATGGAGGAGACCGAGTACGTCATCCAGGCGGACAGGTCGGGCTTCAAGTACGCCTGGGCCTCCGAACACCACTTCCTGGAGGAGTACTCGCATCTGTCGGCGAATGACGTCTTCCTCGGGTACTTGGCCCACGCGACGGAACGGATCCATCTCGGCTCCGGCATCTTCAACCCCCTCGCCCAGGTCAACCACCCCGTGAAGGTCGCCGAGAAGGTCGCCATGCTCGACCATCTCTCCGAGGGGCGCTTCGAGTTCGGGTCGGGCCGCGGGGCCGGCTCGCACGAGATCCTCGGCTTCCTGCCCGGCATCACCGACATGAACTACACCAAGGAGATCTGGGAGGAGACCATCGCCGAGTTCCCCAAGATGTGGCTCCAGGACGAGTACGTCGGCTTCCAGGGCAAGCACTGGCAGCTGCCGCCGCGCAAGATCCTGCCGAAGCCGTACGGGAAGTCGCACCCGGCGATGTGGTACGCGGCCGGGTCGCCGCCGTCGTACGCGATGGCCGCGAAGAAGGGGCTCGGGGTGCTGGGGTTCAGCATCCAGAAGGTCTCCGACATGGAGTGGGTCCTTGAGCAGTACAAGAACTCCGTCGTGAACGCCGAGCCGGTCGGGGACTTCGTCAACGACAACGTGATGGTGACGACGACGGCGATCTGCGCGCCCACGCACGACGAGGCGATCTCCATCGCCGTGAACGGCGGGCTGCACTATCTGCCCTCGCTGGTCTTCCGCTACCACGACACGTTCCCGCGGCCCGAGGGCTTCCCGGTGTGGCCGGAGACGCTGCCCGAGTACACCGCGGAGTTCGTGGAGCTGCTGATCGAGGAGGAGCTGCTGATCTGCGGCGATCCGGCGGAGGTGCGGACGCAGTGCAAGCGGTGGGAGCAGGCCGGGGCGGATCAGTTGAGCTTCGGCTTGCCTGTGGGGGTGCCGAAGGAGGAGACGTTGCAGACGATCCGGCTGATCGGGGAGCACGTGATTCCGGAGATCGACACGGATCCGGTGCATCGGACGTCCCGGTTCCGGGCGGCTGCTTGA
- a CDS encoding N-acyl-D-amino-acid deacylase family protein has product MFDHVIKGATVVDGTGAPGHTADVGIRDGRIAAIGEEITGEAATTEDATGLVLAPGFVDPHTHYDAQLFWDPYATPSLNHGVTTVAAGNCGFTLAPLRAGDADYTRRMMSKVEGMSLVALEEGAPWSWESFGEYLDALEGRIAVNAGFMVGHCALRRYVMGPDAVGGQPTDEQLAAMLRLFHQAMDAGAWGLSTTQSSTHSDGDGKPVASRHALPAELVALAKAVGEHEGTQIEAIVAGCLDQFSDAEIDLFVEMSASAGRPLNWNVLTIDATVPERVPRQLFASEQARKAGGRIVALTMPILTPMNMSLGTFCALNLIPGWGPILGLPVPERIERLRDADVRAGMLERARSKEAGVFRRLADFGRYVIGDTYSEANRGLGGRVVRDIAAERGQDPFHCLVEICAADELRTVLWPMPTDNDPASWALRAETWRHEDVLLGGSDAGAHLDRMCGAPYTTRFIGDCLRGRRLATLEQAVKMLTDDPAQLFGLRQRGRIEEGFHADLVLFDPERIAAGTATLVHDLPGDSPRLDSRAIGIRAVWVNGVEAIRDDVVSGAVPGKVLRSGRDTRTVSTR; this is encoded by the coding sequence ATGTTCGATCACGTCATCAAGGGCGCCACCGTGGTGGACGGCACCGGGGCGCCCGGCCACACCGCCGACGTCGGCATCCGTGACGGGCGTATCGCCGCGATCGGAGAAGAGATCACCGGCGAAGCCGCCACCACCGAGGACGCCACCGGGCTCGTCCTCGCGCCCGGGTTCGTCGACCCGCACACCCACTACGACGCCCAGCTCTTCTGGGATCCGTACGCCACGCCCTCCCTCAATCACGGTGTGACGACGGTCGCCGCCGGGAACTGTGGGTTCACGCTGGCCCCGTTGAGGGCGGGGGACGCGGACTACACCCGGCGGATGATGTCCAAGGTCGAGGGCATGTCGTTGGTCGCTCTCGAAGAAGGGGCGCCCTGGAGCTGGGAGTCGTTCGGGGAGTATCTCGACGCGCTCGAAGGGCGGATCGCGGTCAACGCCGGGTTCATGGTGGGGCATTGCGCGCTGCGGCGGTATGTCATGGGGCCGGACGCGGTGGGCGGGCAGCCGACCGATGAGCAACTCGCCGCCATGCTCCGGCTCTTCCACCAGGCCATGGACGCCGGCGCCTGGGGCCTGTCCACCACCCAGTCGAGCACGCACTCCGACGGCGACGGGAAGCCCGTCGCCTCCCGGCACGCGCTGCCCGCCGAACTCGTCGCCCTCGCCAAGGCCGTCGGCGAGCACGAGGGCACGCAGATCGAGGCCATCGTCGCCGGGTGCCTCGACCAGTTCAGCGACGCCGAGATCGATCTGTTCGTGGAGATGAGCGCGAGCGCCGGACGGCCGCTCAACTGGAACGTGCTCACCATCGACGCCACCGTCCCCGAACGCGTCCCGCGGCAGCTGTTCGCGAGCGAGCAGGCGCGCAAGGCGGGCGGCCGGATCGTGGCCCTCACCATGCCGATCCTCACGCCGATGAACATGTCGCTGGGCACCTTCTGCGCGCTCAACCTCATCCCCGGCTGGGGACCGATCCTCGGCCTGCCCGTCCCCGAGCGGATCGAGAGACTCCGCGACGCGGACGTACGGGCCGGGATGCTGGAGCGCGCCCGGTCCAAGGAGGCGGGCGTCTTCCGGCGGCTGGCCGACTTCGGGCGGTACGTCATCGGCGACACGTACAGCGAGGCGAACCGCGGGCTCGGCGGGCGGGTGGTCCGGGACATCGCGGCGGAGCGGGGGCAGGACCCCTTCCACTGCCTGGTCGAGATCTGCGCCGCCGATGAGTTGCGTACGGTCCTGTGGCCCATGCCCACCGACAACGACCCCGCCTCCTGGGCGCTGCGCGCCGAGACCTGGCGGCACGAGGACGTGCTGCTGGGCGGCTCGGACGCGGGGGCCCATCTGGACCGGATGTGCGGGGCGCCGTACACCACCCGGTTCATCGGCGACTGTCTGCGCGGACGCAGGCTCGCGACGCTGGAGCAGGCGGTGAAGATGCTGACCGACGATCCGGCTCAGCTGTTCGGACTCAGGCAGCGCGGCCGGATCGAGGAGGGCTTCCATGCGGACCTCGTGCTCTTCGACCCGGAGCGCATCGCCGCGGGCACGGCCACCCTGGTGCACGACCTGCCGGGTGACAGTCCGCGGCTGGACTCCAGGGCGATCGGGATCCGGGCCGTGTGGGTCAACGGGGTCGAGGCGATCCGGGACGACGTGGTGAGCGGGGCGGTGCCCGGGAAGGTGCTGCGGTCCGGGCGGGACACCCGGACGGTGAGCACCCGGTGA